In Nitrospirota bacterium, the following are encoded in one genomic region:
- the rfbD gene encoding dTDP-4-dehydrorhamnose reductase — translation MSILITGANGQLATEFIRRLGKSTAGRLIALTRAQLDITDAKMVSDALSRFRPGVVINCAAYNLVDDAEKDFDTALRVNAVGVRNLAAACRKVDALIVHYSTDYVFDGTKEELYTEEDAPHPINKYGETKLAGERVLADESDNFLLFRVSWVFGQGRQNFLYKISEWAKQNKVLRIASDQVSIPTSAEDIATTTLAALENGMRGTYHLTNGGYASRYEVARYYGEKCGLSSLILPVPSDFFPAAARRPYFSAMSNRKISNALAIRIPHWRDAVDRFVRRMEVR, via the coding sequence GTGAGCATCCTCATAACCGGGGCCAACGGCCAGCTCGCCACGGAGTTCATCCGGCGCCTCGGAAAGAGCACCGCCGGTCGCCTCATCGCCCTCACCAGGGCGCAGCTCGATATCACCGATGCGAAGATGGTCTCCGATGCCCTCTCCCGCTTCAGGCCCGGGGTGGTGATCAACTGTGCAGCGTACAATCTCGTCGATGATGCCGAAAAGGATTTCGATACCGCCTTGCGGGTCAATGCGGTCGGCGTGAGGAACCTGGCCGCTGCGTGCCGGAAGGTCGATGCCCTCATCGTCCACTACAGCACCGATTACGTTTTCGATGGGACTAAAGAAGAGCTTTACACCGAAGAGGACGCTCCCCATCCGATCAACAAATACGGGGAGACGAAGCTTGCCGGTGAGCGCGTCCTCGCCGATGAGTCGGACAACTTCCTGCTCTTCAGGGTGAGCTGGGTCTTCGGTCAGGGGAGACAGAACTTCCTGTATAAGATTTCAGAGTGGGCGAAGCAGAACAAGGTCCTCCGCATAGCAAGCGATCAGGTCTCGATCCCGACCTCTGCGGAGGATATTGCAACAACAACCCTCGCCGCTCTCGAGAACGGGATGCGAGGGACCTATCACCTCACCAACGGCGGCTACGCCTCACGGTATGAGGTGGCCCGCTACTATGGCGAGAAGTGCGGACTCTCCAGCCTGATCCTCCCTGTGCCCTCGGACTTCTTCCCTGCTGCCGCACGGAGGCCGTACTTTTCGGCCATGAGCAATAGGAAAATCTCGAATGCCCTGGCCATACGCATTCCCCACTGGAGGGATGCTGTTGACCGGTTCGTCAGGAGAATGGAGGTCAGATGA
- the rfbC gene encoding dTDP-4-dehydrorhamnose 3,5-epimerase, translating into MPFIFEELSLPGVILIRPRLFTDERGFFMEAYKHSDFARAGIPGYFVQDNHSKSGRGTLRGLHYQKSPAAQGKLVRCLKGSVYDVAADIRRGSPTYGQWIGVELAEGNSHMLYIPPAFAHGFAVLSDTAEVLYKCTAEYSPDHERGIVWNDPDLAIAWPVSSPVLSEKDKRLPSLRNADNNFEYREAE; encoded by the coding sequence ATGCCCTTTATCTTCGAAGAGCTCTCCCTCCCCGGCGTAATCCTGATCAGGCCCCGGCTATTCACTGACGAGCGAGGCTTCTTTATGGAGGCGTACAAGCACTCCGACTTTGCCCGGGCAGGCATACCCGGCTATTTTGTCCAGGACAACCATTCAAAGTCCGGGAGGGGCACGCTCCGCGGACTCCATTACCAGAAGTCTCCTGCTGCGCAGGGCAAACTGGTGCGGTGCCTCAAAGGGAGCGTCTACGATGTCGCCGCGGACATACGGCGGGGGTCGCCTACTTACGGGCAGTGGATCGGCGTCGAGCTTGCGGAAGGGAACAGCCACATGCTCTACATACCCCCTGCTTTTGCCCACGGATTCGCCGTCCTGAGCGATACCGCTGAAGTACTCTACAAGTGCACCGCCGAATATTCCCCTGACCACGAGAGAGGAATTGTCTGGAACGATCCCGATCTCGCCATCGCGTGGCCGGTAAGCAGTCCGGTCCTTTCCGAGAAAGACAAGAGGCTTCCGTCATTGAGAAATGCCGATAACAATTTCGAATACCGGGAGGCGGAGTGA
- the rfbA gene encoding glucose-1-phosphate thymidylyltransferase RfbA — MKGIILAGGSGTRLYPVTLSVCKQLLPVYDKPMIYYPLSVLMLAGIREILIISTPQDLPRFRDIFGDGSALGLSLSYREQLQPRGIAEAFILGEDFIEQESVCLILGDNIFYGHGMTDVLKKAVGEVTIQGGATIFGCYVNDPERYGVIEFDARGKALSIEEKPKVPKSSYAVTGLYFYDNDVVRIAKEVKPSRRGELEITDVNSRYLAMNTLRVELLGRGYAWLDTGTHESLLEAGEFIATIERRQGLKIACIEEIAYSLGYITAEQLVRLAEPFKKNGYGQYLMRLATHPLPQSGPYTR, encoded by the coding sequence TTGAAAGGCATTATCCTGGCCGGCGGAAGCGGAACACGGCTCTACCCGGTTACCTTGTCGGTCTGCAAGCAGCTTTTGCCGGTTTACGACAAGCCGATGATCTACTACCCCCTCTCGGTGCTCATGCTCGCGGGCATACGGGAGATCCTCATCATTTCGACGCCGCAGGACCTGCCGAGATTCAGGGATATCTTCGGCGACGGGTCGGCGCTGGGGCTGTCGCTCTCCTACCGGGAGCAGCTTCAGCCACGGGGGATCGCCGAAGCCTTCATTCTGGGAGAGGACTTTATAGAACAGGAGAGTGTCTGCCTGATCCTCGGCGATAACATCTTCTACGGCCACGGCATGACCGACGTATTGAAAAAGGCGGTAGGGGAGGTCACGATACAAGGCGGGGCAACGATATTCGGCTGTTATGTCAATGACCCCGAGCGGTACGGCGTGATAGAATTCGATGCCCGGGGCAAGGCCCTTTCCATAGAAGAGAAGCCCAAGGTCCCGAAGTCTTCGTATGCGGTGACGGGCCTCTACTTCTACGATAACGACGTTGTGAGGATAGCAAAAGAGGTCAAGCCCTCCCGGAGGGGAGAGCTCGAGATAACCGATGTCAATTCGAGGTATCTCGCAATGAATACGCTCAGGGTCGAGCTGCTGGGGAGGGGATACGCCTGGCTCGACACCGGCACCCACGAGAGCCTTCTCGAGGCAGGGGAGTTTATCGCAACGATCGAGAGGAGGCAGGGATTGAAGATAGCCTGTATCGAGGAGATCGCTTACAGCCTGGGATACATCACCGCAGAGCAGCTCGTGCGGCTTGCAGAGCCGTTCAAGAAGAATGGCTATGGACAATACCTTATGCGTCTGGCCACGCACCCCCTCCCGCAGAGCGGCCCCTATACCAGATAG
- a CDS encoding ABC transporter ATP-binding protein, whose amino-acid sequence MREDIKELFAQYNPGRWRGDIALIWRLAHPHLGRLVAAVLCSGVLSAINGAIAWMVKPALDSLLVSKTPGILLLLPAGVMLLFLLRGVFTFCTNYLMSSIGAKIVRDIRRSAYDKLLSLPMSFFQQTTSGSLVSKVLNDVELLHLTVAHTIKDFFVAGGTVIILAGVAVYRRWDLALLSFVVIPLIVFSIGRMGMRMKRTSLNTRKLISQVTTIIHESLQGMKIIKAFTMERTMRSRFESATAEHYRNVMRETRIDEASSLAAEVFGGLGVAIILFYGGHLIVSNEITPGDFFSFVAAVLMIYTPLKRLSRVNNSFQQARNIMGRIGDVLLAEEERKGGTEKTVKGEILLDNLSFKYPSAADYALAGIDLNIRPGEIIALVGHSGAGKSTLVDLIAGFWQPASGRILIDGSSMQEWSLASIREGIGIVTQEVVLFDDTVRANILFGRPEASDEEMINAAKAAYAHEFIMSLPQGYDTRIGERGTLLSGGQKQRITIARAVLRNPAILLLDEATSALDTESEQKVQKALERLMVGRTTIVIAHRLSTVQKASRIIVMNRGKIVQEGPHEELLMRGGFYRELYTMQFAPVDKTAIRKS is encoded by the coding sequence ATGAGAGAGGATATCAAGGAGCTGTTTGCGCAGTACAATCCGGGGAGATGGAGAGGAGATATCGCTCTCATCTGGCGCCTTGCGCACCCCCATCTCGGCCGGCTGGTTGCAGCGGTCCTCTGCAGCGGCGTCCTGTCCGCCATCAATGGCGCCATTGCGTGGATGGTCAAGCCGGCGCTCGACTCCCTGCTCGTCAGCAAGACGCCGGGGATACTCCTTCTCCTGCCCGCGGGAGTGATGCTTCTCTTTCTCCTCCGTGGGGTCTTCACCTTCTGCACCAATTACCTGATGAGCTCTATAGGAGCGAAGATAGTGCGCGATATCAGGAGGAGCGCCTATGACAAGCTGCTTTCTCTGCCGATGTCGTTCTTCCAGCAGACCACCAGCGGCTCTCTCGTCTCGAAGGTCCTCAACGATGTCGAGCTGCTCCACCTTACCGTCGCCCACACGATCAAGGACTTCTTTGTGGCAGGAGGGACCGTGATCATACTCGCGGGGGTCGCCGTTTACCGCAGGTGGGATCTCGCGCTCCTCTCCTTCGTTGTCATCCCCCTCATCGTCTTCAGCATAGGCAGGATGGGAATGCGCATGAAGAGGACGAGCCTGAATACGAGGAAGCTCATTTCGCAGGTGACCACGATAATACACGAAAGCCTCCAGGGGATGAAGATCATCAAGGCCTTTACCATGGAGAGAACGATGAGGTCCCGCTTCGAGTCGGCGACGGCAGAGCATTATCGCAATGTAATGCGCGAGACGCGGATCGACGAAGCCTCATCGCTGGCAGCCGAGGTCTTCGGCGGGCTCGGCGTCGCGATCATCCTTTTCTACGGGGGACACCTGATCGTCTCGAACGAGATCACCCCGGGCGACTTCTTTTCGTTCGTTGCCGCCGTGCTGATGATCTACACTCCCCTCAAGAGGCTGAGCAGGGTGAACAACAGCTTCCAGCAGGCGCGCAATATCATGGGGAGGATCGGCGATGTGCTCCTGGCCGAGGAAGAGCGGAAAGGCGGTACGGAGAAGACCGTCAAGGGTGAAATCCTCCTCGACAATCTTTCGTTCAAATATCCCTCTGCCGCAGACTATGCGCTTGCCGGTATCGATCTGAACATACGCCCCGGCGAGATTATCGCGCTGGTCGGGCACAGCGGAGCAGGCAAAAGCACCCTTGTCGACCTGATCGCCGGATTCTGGCAGCCCGCGAGCGGACGCATCCTCATCGACGGCAGCAGCATGCAGGAGTGGTCTCTCGCGAGCATCCGGGAGGGCATCGGGATCGTAACGCAGGAGGTGGTGCTCTTCGACGATACGGTGCGCGCGAATATCCTCTTCGGCCGCCCCGAGGCCTCAGACGAGGAAATGATAAATGCGGCCAAGGCTGCCTATGCGCACGAGTTCATCATGAGCCTGCCCCAGGGCTACGACACCAGGATCGGGGAAAGGGGGACCCTCCTCTCCGGCGGACAGAAGCAGCGCATCACCATTGCCCGCGCCGTTCTCCGCAACCCGGCCATCCTGCTCCTCGATGAGGCGACTTCCGCGCTCGATACCGAATCAGAACAGAAGGTGCAGAAGGCCCTCGAACGCCTGATGGTCGGGAGAACGACCATCGTCATCGCTCACCGGCTCTCCACGGTGCAGAAGGCATCGCGCATCATTGTCATGAACAGGGGAAAGATCGTACAGGAGGGACCGCACGAAGAGCTCCTTATGAGAGGCGGCTTTTATAGAGAGCTCTATACCATGCAATTTGCCCCCGTTGATAAAACAGCGATTCGAAAATCCTGA
- a CDS encoding glycosyltransferase family 2 protein, with product MQSRGALSIKVSVVISTYNRPDYLTRVIEGYLSQTRLPDEIIIADDGSRDDTAAMVAALRAAANVPIVHVWHEDRGFRAARIRNKAVARSSGQYIILCDDDCIPAAALVEDHLRYSRQGCFIQGHRVLLGAGISDSFSLEDRSLLRLLDLARKGQANNIKNALRLPLPLVRISQSLRGIRSCNMSFYRNDFIAVNGFNEDFEGWGKEDSELAVRLYKYGLKRKDLKFRACCYHLFHPYYDRDNLERNIGLLEKAQAASGYFCSNGVDKYL from the coding sequence ATGCAATCGCGTGGTGCTCTATCGATAAAGGTTTCTGTTGTAATCAGCACCTATAACCGTCCGGACTACTTGACAAGGGTCATTGAAGGGTATCTGAGCCAGACCCGCCTGCCTGATGAGATCATTATCGCCGATGACGGCTCCCGGGATGATACTGCTGCCATGGTTGCTGCACTGAGGGCGGCTGCCAATGTCCCTATCGTGCATGTATGGCATGAGGACAGGGGATTCAGGGCGGCGCGGATCAGGAACAAGGCAGTGGCCCGCAGTTCGGGACAGTATATCATCTTGTGCGACGATGATTGCATTCCTGCTGCCGCACTGGTAGAGGATCATCTCCGTTATTCCCGGCAGGGCTGCTTCATCCAGGGGCATAGAGTGCTGCTCGGCGCCGGCATCTCCGATTCGTTTTCGCTCGAGGACCGCTCGCTGCTAAGACTCCTCGATCTCGCGCGCAAGGGGCAGGCGAACAATATCAAGAATGCGCTGCGTCTTCCCCTGCCGCTGGTCCGCATCTCGCAAAGCCTGAGAGGGATACGGAGCTGCAATATGAGCTTCTATAGAAACGACTTCATTGCGGTAAACGGGTTCAATGAGGACTTCGAGGGGTGGGGGAAAGAGGATTCCGAGCTGGCGGTCCGCCTCTACAAGTATGGGCTGAAAAGAAAGGATCTGAAGTTTCGCGCTTGTTGTTACCATCTTTTCCATCCATACTATGACCGGGATAACCTTGAACGTAATATCGGACTATTGGAAAAGGCACAGGCTGCGAGCGGCTACTTTTGCAGCAACGGCGTCGATAAATATCTATGA
- a CDS encoding glycosyltransferase family 9 protein, with protein sequence MKALRHSRNILVINLKYIGDTIWMYPLIKNLRYNIPDAKISALVNEGTEAFLKLLPELHEVIGLRRKEMKSKAGYLKFAGFLRDIRKRSFDSVIILSNSDRPTLIALATGASVRIGLESDSWWRAHLLTHKFQWDHERNPHMIEQHLQLLTDSGLHLYDTRLTITVPDAVVNTVKERFPVVQKQERKAVLIHPGSRTRFRQWGSGNFAAVINALADRYRIFLVGGPGEQGIIKEIIEELHRSPDLVTTDLNLLEFAALCTFSDLFIGNDTAPIHIAAGVGVFVIGMYGPTFSRNCGPWTEKRALFDVSTLPCRPCRQEECCGPSFRACIEEITPETVIKKAREVLSAS encoded by the coding sequence ATGAAAGCGTTAAGACACAGTAGAAATATACTTGTTATAAATCTCAAATACATCGGCGACACCATCTGGATGTATCCACTTATCAAAAACCTACGATACAATATTCCTGATGCAAAAATATCTGCGCTTGTAAATGAGGGGACGGAAGCATTCCTAAAACTCTTGCCGGAACTGCATGAAGTTATCGGGCTCAGGCGGAAAGAGATGAAGAGCAAGGCCGGTTATCTAAAGTTTGCTGGGTTTCTTCGGGATATTAGAAAAAGGAGCTTCGACTCGGTTATTATCCTCTCGAATTCGGATAGACCTACACTCATCGCGTTGGCGACTGGAGCTTCAGTAAGAATCGGTTTGGAGTCGGACAGCTGGTGGCGAGCTCACTTGCTAACTCATAAGTTTCAGTGGGATCATGAAAGGAATCCCCACATGATCGAACAGCATCTCCAGCTGCTTACCGACTCGGGGCTTCACCTCTACGATACGCGGTTGACGATCACCGTGCCCGATGCGGTTGTGAACACGGTAAAAGAGCGGTTCCCCGTTGTACAGAAGCAGGAGCGGAAAGCGGTGCTGATCCATCCCGGCTCGCGGACCAGGTTCAGGCAGTGGGGCAGCGGGAATTTTGCTGCAGTCATCAACGCCCTCGCCGACCGCTACCGTATATTCCTCGTGGGCGGCCCCGGTGAGCAGGGAATCATCAAGGAGATTATTGAGGAACTGCACCGGAGCCCCGACCTCGTCACCACAGATCTCAACCTCCTCGAGTTTGCCGCCTTATGCACCTTCAGCGATCTCTTTATCGGGAACGATACGGCGCCGATTCACATAGCCGCGGGAGTCGGGGTGTTCGTCATCGGAATGTACGGGCCGACCTTCTCGAGAAATTGCGGTCCCTGGACCGAGAAGAGAGCCCTGTTCGATGTCAGTACGCTGCCGTGCAGACCGTGCAGGCAGGAGGAATGCTGTGGTCCATCGTTCAGGGCCTGCATCGAAGAAATAACACCCGAAACGGTTATCAAGAAGGCTCGGGAGGTCTTGAGCGCATCATAG
- a CDS encoding class I SAM-dependent methyltransferase, with the protein MPEFSAYYENARKEIAPLVPQGAKSVLEIGCGAGGTLLWLKEDLGFEVCVGIEVEARAAARARQKGLAVLETDIEKGIPFMNCSYDLLLCLDVIEHLANPWRVTKELSTLIKPGGYLIVSLPNIAHISILSGLLFRDRWDYEDSGILDRTHLRFFTRQTAYGLLNEAGFEVIGHRPRFARKTHRRLNFLTIGIFGRFLTYQNLFLAKKR; encoded by the coding sequence ATGCCAGAATTTTCTGCTTATTATGAGAATGCCAGAAAGGAAATAGCACCGCTAGTGCCTCAAGGCGCCAAGTCGGTTCTGGAGATCGGCTGTGGTGCTGGAGGGACACTTCTTTGGCTGAAGGAAGATCTCGGCTTTGAGGTATGTGTCGGAATTGAAGTCGAGGCACGGGCAGCCGCCAGAGCCCGACAAAAAGGGCTTGCCGTTCTTGAAACTGACATTGAAAAAGGCATCCCTTTTATGAACTGCTCTTACGACCTCCTGTTATGTCTAGATGTTATAGAGCATCTCGCAAACCCGTGGCGCGTAACAAAAGAACTTAGTACTCTTATTAAGCCAGGAGGATATTTGATCGTTAGTCTTCCCAATATTGCCCACATCTCGATTCTATCGGGACTACTTTTCCGCGATCGATGGGACTATGAGGACTCTGGCATCCTAGATAGGACACATCTACGTTTCTTCACGAGACAGACTGCCTACGGCCTCCTTAACGAGGCTGGATTTGAGGTTATTGGACATAGGCCGAGGTTTGCTCGAAAGACTCACCGAAGACTGAATTTTCTCACTATAGGGATATTTGGAAGATTTCTGACCTATCAGAATCTTTTCCTTGCCAAGAAGCGCTAG
- a CDS encoding DUF6492 family protein, giving the protein MSGITLFCKSYRNDLERAVSLVESIRTFNRSSLPLSISVPLTDLALFKNRIGTEDVQWLTDEDIISADPELSINSYHALPGQLSQQIVKAEFWRANALSSCLCIDSDSIFIRDFDWTDFLYAGDIPYTVMHEGKAFHEFCMSNGVSHAVKTLISTQEEFRGMFVRKGPLYNFGPFPVTWHRSVWEDLSEQFLKPRNMTIAEAIRLHPSEAFWYGEALLKYHSIPIVPREPFFKAYLYLEEYEHDKDRGVTHEMLSTIYSGIVYQSNWHPKRLKGIKNIAYKYKKAIRGIGQVLRFKT; this is encoded by the coding sequence GTGAGCGGAATCACCCTGTTCTGCAAGAGCTATCGGAATGATCTTGAGCGCGCAGTATCACTGGTAGAGAGCATACGCACATTCAATCGTTCTTCTCTTCCCCTCTCAATCTCTGTACCATTGACTGATCTTGCACTTTTCAAAAATCGCATTGGAACAGAGGATGTACAGTGGTTGACCGATGAGGATATTATCAGTGCAGACCCAGAACTTAGCATCAATAGCTATCATGCGTTGCCCGGCCAACTTTCCCAACAGATCGTGAAGGCCGAATTCTGGAGGGCAAATGCTTTATCCTCTTGCCTTTGTATTGATTCCGATTCTATCTTTATCCGCGACTTTGACTGGACTGACTTTCTCTACGCCGGGGACATCCCGTATACTGTAATGCATGAAGGGAAGGCATTTCATGAGTTCTGCATGAGCAATGGGGTATCTCATGCTGTTAAGACCCTGATAAGTACGCAGGAGGAGTTTCGCGGAATGTTTGTTCGAAAGGGGCCGCTTTATAATTTTGGACCATTTCCTGTCACATGGCATCGCTCTGTTTGGGAGGATTTGTCTGAACAGTTTCTCAAGCCGAGAAATATGACAATTGCGGAGGCCATCCGACTTCATCCAAGCGAAGCTTTCTGGTATGGTGAGGCGTTGCTGAAATACCATTCGATACCAATCGTGCCACGTGAACCGTTCTTTAAAGCATATCTTTACCTTGAGGAATACGAACATGATAAGGACAGAGGAGTAACCCATGAGATGTTGAGCACTATTTATTCCGGCATAGTATATCAGTCTAATTGGCATCCAAAACGACTGAAGGGAATCAAGAATATTGCCTACAAATACAAGAAGGCTATAAGAGGGATAGGGCAAGTGCTACGTTTCAAGACCTAA
- a CDS encoding glycosyltransferase family 2 protein — MQISIVILSYNQFEETTKPCLQSLAEDPDFSQWEILIVDNASDAKTRTCLESAKRIYPSVRFILNEKNVGVAAGNNIGIAASTGDVVILLNSDTICPEGMIARLTAHCDQSLSPAMVGPVTNAAGNEQGICTTASDVAGKIQQGLRYANSGSAESLTAYRLDFFCVAITRQALDKIGPLDERFGRGYYEDFDYSLRAKRAGLRIVIAEDAFIYHRGSASFSKMPDDVRTLLKRNKQLIREKHGANVLFPHAREGNISVLAQYAKKRFHGEEVPEYRVANRIQRAINDQPKGWFKRWGYMRRVHALARQFGMENNQ, encoded by the coding sequence ATGCAAATCAGCATTGTTATCCTAAGCTATAACCAGTTTGAAGAAACGACAAAACCTTGTCTCCAAAGCCTTGCTGAGGATCCAGACTTCTCGCAATGGGAGATACTTATCGTTGATAATGCATCCGATGCTAAGACAAGGACATGTCTTGAATCAGCAAAAAGAATCTATCCCTCTGTTCGGTTCATATTGAACGAGAAAAATGTAGGTGTTGCGGCGGGCAATAACATAGGCATTGCCGCATCAACTGGCGATGTGGTTATCCTCTTGAATAGCGACACCATCTGTCCAGAAGGAATGATTGCCCGCCTTACCGCTCACTGCGATCAGAGCCTGTCCCCCGCCATGGTGGGGCCGGTTACTAATGCAGCAGGTAACGAGCAAGGCATCTGTACGACTGCATCGGATGTAGCGGGCAAAATTCAACAGGGTTTGCGGTATGCAAATTCCGGAAGTGCCGAAAGCCTAACCGCATATCGCCTTGATTTCTTTTGCGTTGCTATTACTCGGCAAGCGCTCGATAAAATAGGACCTCTTGATGAGAGATTTGGGCGCGGCTATTACGAGGATTTTGACTACTCTTTACGGGCAAAGAGAGCTGGATTACGGATAGTTATAGCCGAAGATGCTTTCATCTATCATCGCGGCAGCGCTAGTTTCAGTAAAATGCCGGATGATGTGCGGACACTTCTCAAACGGAACAAACAGTTAATACGAGAAAAGCATGGCGCAAATGTTCTTTTCCCTCATGCCCGTGAAGGCAACATCTCGGTGCTTGCACAGTATGCTAAAAAACGGTTTCATGGTGAGGAGGTACCGGAATACCGGGTAGCCAACCGGATTCAGCGCGCAATTAATGACCAGCCCAAAGGCTGGTTTAAACGGTGGGGATATATGCGCAGGGTACATGCACTAGCAAGGCAGTTCGGCATGGAGAATAATCAGTGA
- a CDS encoding methyltransferase domain-containing protein encodes MKESMLFKNILPLHHLTKRQIYRQALTLKGKGQLYDTSSPINNEIFNGSIDRFCEIAARLKYSRKVLDIGAGNGILVSLLSSLGHECYTVDINSPADAVLDMYKAKGIQFQICNVEIDHLPFPDSAFNAVVCCQVLEHFTHSHLEVMREIHRVLTLGGLVEIDVPNAVCFRNRSRMLRGKHITWDYKEHYLYSNPVLYKGYSFYPLRHNREFTKDELELLLNASSFRSIDVYYMKSRRHREGLKKVASIGSSLRDAIPSFRKTLIAFGVKDADATPPGSERARNKQKWLVLSHAFNMDGRAASQTITDKIPHLLAKGIEPVVLSSISSRKDEKVAHYRIPPLGPAGLRFDLRHLLRQYIRNRATYRLLMGLFSLLTFPVYMVEALLIRLEVQWSWFLSAYLAGSRAVSKHKPALIYSTGGANSAHVAGYLLARRFGLPWIAEIHDPLVLGSKLPTTMRERFTAWVEKIVCRHADVVWWFTEEALARAKARHPELGNRGYCLIPGADKPSIVRLPYRRSSRIVIAHFGSLSETRNLEFFLSGLRRMIDKYPERRDMVRLHVYGSKLDPVSSHALHEFPYPEMVACFGRLEFDAKTGESGRDRALKLMNSADCLLLLHGNEPFCEEYIPSKLYEYFWTQRPILALAWCNPQMESMLRSRGHWVVQADDANAIAATLDNLYERWTNNELADLNSVSPYTVEAAVQALCAWAYQVIVTCESNKRSCTKR; translated from the coding sequence GTGAAAGAATCAATGCTTTTTAAAAATATCCTCCCACTTCACCATCTAACGAAGAGGCAGATATATCGGCAGGCCCTCACGCTCAAAGGAAAGGGGCAACTTTATGATACCTCCAGCCCTATCAATAATGAGATATTCAACGGCAGCATTGATCGTTTCTGTGAAATTGCCGCTCGATTGAAATATTCTAGGAAAGTCCTTGATATCGGCGCAGGGAATGGCATTTTAGTGTCACTCCTTTCTAGCCTCGGGCATGAATGCTACACCGTAGATATTAACTCTCCGGCTGATGCGGTACTCGATATGTATAAGGCGAAGGGAATTCAGTTCCAGATATGCAATGTCGAGATTGATCATCTCCCCTTTCCTGATAGCGCCTTTAATGCGGTAGTCTGTTGTCAGGTTCTGGAGCATTTCACCCACTCTCACCTGGAAGTCATGAGAGAGATACATCGTGTCCTCACCTTGGGAGGCTTAGTAGAAATCGATGTGCCTAATGCTGTTTGCTTCCGAAACAGAAGCAGGATGTTGCGGGGGAAACACATTACATGGGATTACAAAGAACATTATTTGTATTCCAATCCGGTTTTGTACAAAGGATATTCTTTCTATCCTCTGAGACATAATCGGGAATTTACAAAAGACGAGCTTGAGTTGCTCTTAAACGCAAGCAGTTTCAGAAGTATTGACGTTTACTACATGAAATCACGCAGGCATAGAGAGGGACTGAAAAAGGTCGCTTCGATCGGATCGTCGCTGAGGGATGCTATCCCCTCATTTAGAAAGACCCTGATCGCTTTCGGCGTGAAAGACGCCGATGCCACTCCTCCGGGGAGTGAGAGAGCGAGAAATAAACAAAAATGGCTCGTTCTCTCCCACGCATTCAATATGGATGGCCGGGCAGCAAGCCAGACGATTACTGATAAAATTCCGCATCTTCTTGCAAAAGGCATCGAACCGGTTGTACTGAGCAGCATATCGAGCAGAAAGGACGAAAAGGTTGCGCACTACCGAATCCCCCCTCTCGGCCCCGCGGGTCTGCGCTTCGACCTTCGCCACCTGCTGCGCCAGTACATACGCAATAGGGCTACTTACCGTTTGCTCATGGGTCTATTTTCACTTCTAACTTTTCCAGTCTATATGGTTGAAGCGCTCCTTATCAGGTTAGAGGTCCAATGGTCCTGGTTCTTAAGCGCCTATCTTGCCGGAAGCCGAGCGGTTAGCAAGCACAAGCCAGCCCTTATCTATTCGACCGGCGGGGCAAATTCGGCTCACGTCGCAGGCTATTTGCTTGCACGTCGTTTCGGCTTGCCGTGGATTGCCGAGATTCACGACCCGCTCGTGCTGGGCAGCAAGCTGCCAACTACCATGCGAGAGCGATTTACTGCCTGGGTAGAAAAGATAGTCTGCCGCCACGCTGACGTCGTCTGGTGGTTCACGGAAGAGGCTCTTGCACGCGCAAAAGCGCGGCACCCAGAGTTAGGCAATCGTGGATATTGCCTTATTCCAGGCGCGGACAAACCATCTATCGTTCGACTGCCATACCGTCGGAGCAGCAGAATCGTAATCGCCCATTTTGGATCGTTGTCTGAAACGCGCAACCTTGAATTCTTTCTGTCCGGACTACGGCGGATGATTGATAAATATCCTGAGCGAAGAGATATGGTCCGACTGCATGTTTATGGCAGCAAGTTGGATCCTGTCTCTTCCCACGCCTTACATGAGTTTCCTTATCCGGAGATGGTTGCATGTTTTGGAAGGCTGGAGTTTGACGCTAAAACTGGTGAGAGTGGGCGTGACCGTGCCTTAAAGCTTATGAACTCTGCTGACTGTCTGCTTCTTCTGCATGGGAATGAACCCTTTTGCGAGGAGTATATTCCTTCGAAACTGTACGAGTACTTCTGGACTCAGCGCCCTATTTTAGCTCTTGCCTGGTGTAATCCTCAAATGGAAAGCATGCTTCGCAGTAGGGGACATTGGGTTGTGCAAGCCGATGATGCAAATGCCATTGCAGCTACACTGGACAATCTCTACGAGCGATGGACGAATAACGAACTTGCTGATTTAAACAGCGTTTCTCCTTATACGGTTGAGGCAGCTGTGCAGGCGTTATGCGCGTGGGCATATCAAGTAATTGTGACATGCGAGTCAAACAAAAGATCGTGCACAAAGAGATAA